The Alosa sapidissima isolate fAloSap1 chromosome 12, fAloSap1.pri, whole genome shotgun sequence nucleotide sequence TCCCAGAATGCCTTGTGAAAAGCAAGACTGGCATCACAAAGTTGAACCAGGGAGCTGTGCCAACTGTGTTTGCATGGAGTTCTTCTGTTAGaccagagaggaggagtgttGTTAGAACTGCAAGGTAGTATTTAGATTAATTAAGTTACTAGTTTGTAATGCATTTATTAATTGTGTAGTGACAGTATTTCTCTGTTGATGATTTCCAGTAATGTTTCCACAGATCTCGATGATCGACATGGTGTGAATGTGTTGAGGTACGTAAAAGGTGTAATTGGTTACATGAATTGAGCATGCGTAGCCTTGTAAAAGACCTAATGTGTCCATCAATATGTTTCTCTTATACTTCCAGTGAAGAGACACCCCCTCCGCATCCAGACCATGAATATGCTCCACTGCCTCCCTCACTTCAAGATCAACTTGAGGAAGCCCGCAAGACCATTGGTGATCAAGAACTTTTAATTTTagagcttaaaaaaaaaacagtttttgatTTCAAATGTTCAAGGTGATGATAAACAGATTTCATTTTATACAGGGTTCCCAGATTACGATAAATTTAAAGCTGTGTTTATGGCCCTGCAACCTACTGCAGAAAATATGGTGGGATGGAGTCAGGCTCAGCGACTTAAACATACAAGTGGGGAGGTACTTCGTCAAGGCTTTAGCGCCTCTAAATTGTCCACTATGGAccagttttttctttttctttgtagGTTGAGGCAGGGATTTCCTGAGCAGGATCTTGCAACCCGTTTCCATGTATCACAGTCAACAGTAAGCAGGATCTGTGTGACCTGGGTcaattttttgtattttatgttGGGATCACTTCCAATGTGGCCTTCACGGAAAACTGTGGATGAACTTATGCCAGATTGTTTTAAATGCACGTTCCCGGCTACTAGAGTCATATTGGATTGCACAGAAATTCATGTACAGAAACCTAGCTCCAAGGTCCTTAACTCAGCGATTTATTCACACTACAAAAGTAACACCACATTTAAGGGCCTAATAGGCATTGCCCCCTCAGGTGAAGTGACTTTTGTCAGTGAATTATATACAggttcaatatctgacaaagaAATTACCAAAAGATCAGGTATCCTTTCTGTTCTCGAAGAAGGAGATATGGTAATGGCCGATAAAGGCTTTCTCATCAAGGACCTTCTCTCTGAAAGACAGGTCTTCCTTGTAATCCCTCCCTTTTTAGGCCCAAATGGGCACTTCACTGCAGACGAAGTTCGAAAGACTCAAGCGATAGCAAGACTGCGAATTCATGTAGAGCGTGCTATTAGGCGGATTAAAGAGTACCATATTTTTGACAAAGTCTTACCCATGACACTGGTGGGCTCCGTTAACCAACTGTGGACCGTCTGTGCCCTTTTAACTCATTTTCATGGTCCTCTCTTTTAAAattgtaatgttaatgtaaataTCTACCAATGGTATGTAAGTCTTTACAACTGAAATTTTAATATCCACAAATGTATTCAAATCTTGAATAGAAAGTGTTCATCTTTACGAATCTGTACAAAACCTAAACCATCATTATTGTTCATCTTTACGAATCTGTACAAAACCTTAACCACCATTATTGTTCATTTTTATGAATCTATACAAAACCTTTACCATCATTATTGTTCATCTTTACGAATCTACAAAATCTTAACCAATATTGTTGTTCATCTTTACGAATCTATACAAAATCTTAACCAATATTCTTGTTCATCTTCATGAATCTATACAAAACCTTAACCACCATTATTGTTCATTTTTATGAATCTATACAAAACCTTTACCTTCATTATTGTTCATCTTTACGAATCTATACAATATGTGAACTTGTATTGTTACcatagcaccttatcatggtcaATGTATCACAGGATCAGTCCCTGTCAGACCTTATAATTAGGGGTGGGCATATCGATCCAAATATCGATACCAACATTGGTATTGGTATCGGATCGATACCAGTGTGATGGGATCGATACTTTAATTCCAGTTCACTTCCAATATCTCTCAATTTGTTCAAAATGCATTGTTCCTGTTTCACCAAGGGCTAGCCTACAGTCAAGCAAACCATTCCTTTCACATCTTGCATGCCCGCTTTGCAATGTTTCGTTGCTGAAATGTTTGTAAATTATTAACAATGGGAATCATAAAATCATTAGCATATTGATGTTTTATTCATGTCATAAATCATAACACACTGTTCGGCCCCTACATAAAAGTATATAAACTGCTTTTAGTTACAAATATCAGTATTGGTATCGGTATCGACAATACTGGCCCTATATTTAATTGGTATCGGATCGAAACCAAATCTTACAGTATCGCACACCACTACTTATAATCACTTCTCATGCTCTTTACTTTTACATACCTGTGAGTGATTTgattttgtatgtgtatgtgtgtgtatgtataagttactggatgtctgtctatctaaaGAATAAAGTACAATTGTATTACACATGGATGATGTCTTTCATAACTTTATAATTTAATATACCGGAACCAGAACAGGTCGGAACAtcagaaaacattaaaaaaaacattgatagGCACACTGGTCTAGGTTTGTAAAGGTAACTATGTACAAAGAAGTATGGAAAAGGAACCGGAACAGGTCAGAACATTAGAAATTACCACATTAGGAacaaacaatttaaaaacattaacaaGAGAGAACTATATACATAAACAGATTATCAGTGATGTATTACATGACTTTGTTACACAAAGAAggcagaaagtgagagaaaaagaatgtGTCCAATTTACATTTCATGTTCTCCCACTCCTTTGGCTGGAAGTGCACCCGCTCCAGGTGATGGTCATCACTGCGCTTCACAAAAAAGTCACACCACTTCAACCCAGTGATGCCCATCTGCCCCATCACTTGAAAatagtatttgtgtgtggtCTTCAGACTAAGGCTACCATCAGCCTTGCAACGCAAGTACTTGCAATCCCTCACGCTGCCTTTGTTGGGGCACTTGATCTCCAGGAGGCCGTGTGTTGGTGAGGCACTGGGGTCAATCACTTTTCGGTCAGGTGAGGCACCTAGGTGTGGGGCGTAGTGGTTGATGACAAACCCACAGGGGAAGATCTCTCAGCCAGTGAGGTCTTGATATTCGGCCGCAGCAACAGGCTCCAGTTCCAAACCTCTCTTCATCACCTTAGTCTGCactattttctttttcaaattgGCAGCTAACACATTGTAGTCTGCCACCCTTGAACAAATCCTTTTGAAGGAAGAGGACGTAAGACGGTTGGCTCGAACTTTATGCCAGGTCTTGCTATGGCTCTGTTCCCTTGTCTCTATCTCCAGCTGTATTGCAACAGCCTGAGTGACCACCAGGCCACCATAGTAGCACGACTCAGTGTCATCCAGGACAGTGTAAAATGAGCATGGCTGTGATGGTAAGGGAAACAGGGGATCATCATTAGCCCTGGAAGACTGTGTTGCGTGGTAGGTAAGCACAGATCCCTTTGGAAGGTCTCCAAAGTCGGTAGAGACAAGAGCAGCAGGCTGTTTTCTGTTCTCCTCCAGCAGCTTGAACATCTCTCTGCAAAGGCATTTGATGGAAGCGGGAGTGGCACAGGACAGTACAGGTTTGACATCACCCTTCAGACGAGCGTTGCCTCTTTGGCGGAGCTGCGTTGGTCACCGGTGGTTTTAGCTTTGAGACACTCACAGAGCTCACCGTTCTTGGACTGACACCCAGGGCCCTCGATGGAACGTGCCAGGCTTGAGGCAGTGACGTCTTGCTCGTTGTTGGGGGGACAGATGTGTAGCCCATCTTGGCAAAGTGAGCGAGAGTGTAGAGCAGCCCGATGAGATGGTTGCACTGTCCCAAGCCAGCTTTGCAGTTGCACTGAGTCTCCCTTATAAATGGCTGCTCAAGTGACAGCTCCACCTGAAAAGATAATCAAACTTTAGACACTTGACACTTCAGAGTTGCTattaacaaatatatatatatatatatatatatatatatatatatatatatatatatatatatatatacacacacacacatacatacatacacatgtacagtgAATTAGGTACATCTGGCATTTAAATGACTTGCCATGAAAATATTACAGCTACATGCTGGTAGTGGTAGGTTGTTTACAGCTGTGATACTTGCAAACTCAACTTGAAAGATACCTAAATCTTGGACACTCATTGTACAAAAAAGTCAGGGTTGTGGAAAAGTTCATATTAAGATTGAACAGTATGCATTCCATCTTATGTCAATTTTAAACAGACAAGTGATTTGTAAGCTAATTACATTTTGAAGAACCTTCCTCAACCCTGGATACACTGCTCCAAGAATTGAGCAACTCTTATCTAAACATTAATGTTAATACATCCTTACCTTATTATCACTTACCTGATAGTTATACTGTCATTATACTATCATTGTCAACAAGCAATAGCAACATACACCTAGCCCTGTCTGGCTTTGCTAATTTGAAACAAGATAATATTTGAGTAGATATCAATGAGGCTTATGTGATATTACATCAACTACAAATAACATGTTAATGAGATAAAATCAACATGTTATTTTCAGTCAGACAGGGAAAGGTACGTTGTTGATATAAACATTTTGTTGCACTGTGTCTCATGCTGCCTTATCCTAGGCCTTTGAAGAAACCAAAGTCGGCCTTGAAGCTGCAAGATAACGCGTACACAGGGCGAGCTCTACTCATAACAACCAGTAGGAGAGTGCAGGGGGGCGAACGATATTTAACCCATGCACAATGTATGATCACTCTATACTGTACACCCCTGAACTTTCCGTGAACTTAAGGTGAAAAGTTCGTTCGGGGTAGTGTTGTGTCAGCATTTTGGAGGGGTATAAGTAAGAGATTTCTACCTTTGTTCGGgagtgcgatcgtgcgatccaCTCAGGCTTTGCTCTATGTAGTCGTTAAAGGAATTTTTGCACGGAACTCTGCCGGACTTTTGAGCCTTCTTTTTGGGACAAGTTTTTGACTTCAGCACTTATAACGGTGTTACGTTGTAGGCAAGATATTCAGACTTAATTTCTGGCCTGAGTCTGAATATATGCCACGACATTTTTCACTAACCTAAAATGTATCAAACCCAATCACCGACATATACACAGTGGCACCAAAAATTATTCGACCCTCTcatgaaatgtatttttttgtttgttaaagTAAAACTCACACACTGTGAAAGATTTTAAGATAAATCAAGCCAACCAGAACAATTCCAGTAGGTCAACTGTAGTAAGATGTTTCTaaacatattttaaaataaaggGGTAACCTATAGAAAATTAGCCTGACTCCGTCAGATGAATTGCTTCGCATTTGCTTggcatatccatctgggaacaTTCTGTTGGAGAACTTTTGGGACGGGGCaaaaatactggttagctgattggataaacctaTGTTGGTgatagattacattacattacattacattacattacatttagcagacacttcttgaccgaagtgacttacatatgtcagctatattacaagggatcacattgtccccggagcaacttggggttaagtgccttgctcaagggcacaacggtggaagccgggaattgaaccgacaactttcaggctactgcacgctagcccagctccttaaccactacactaccaccgcccatgGGCTAGAtgggccaaatcaaccaatcagatcaaCAAAGTGTATGACATACTAACAGAGCGTCGTTGAAAATATAACTACAAGCTAGGCTAGGCTTCTTGTTTCATCACATCTAAACCCACCtcaaaaccaacgctgattggCCGTTCGTTTGGCGAATGGCTCCACATTTTATCCATCGCAAAtagccagactgatctgcgagtaAAGTAAAATGGAGCTCGCGAGATTAGGATGGTCTTACAAGGCTAACAGAAAATAGCCATGCAGTATGatattttttttgctgttgtaaAACTCTATGATCTATGTTCAGGAATGTCTTCATTGGTGAAGTGCTGGAGGGGAAGTTGGAGACCAGTAAAATGGTGACGGTCCAGTTTGGGGAATTTGAGGCCTGTGTGCCGTCAATTCTGGCCAAAGTCAGGGAGGCCCTTGGAGAGCAGGAAACCATGATTCTGACGGACAGTCAAGGAAATGAGATCCTTGACTCTGAGGGCACCAGGGGTGAATATGAGTCCATTCAAATAATTTTACCTACACCTACAATTGTTTTTGAAGATGTTAATTCCTATCACATTCTGGTATTTGTCATTGTCATCGCAGGATCATGGTTTTGGAAACAAAATTCCAGGAAGGTGTTTGCCGTGCCGGAGAATCAGTTGGGTCCTCTACAGGCCAACAAGAGGAAGAGACTTAGGTAGCTGGACCACACTGATCGTTTTTATGTGTAGCGAAAGGCCCCAAAGAAAGCAACAGTCACCTCCTTTGGGCTGACTTGTGtaaatgtgaattaaaaatgtttttcagTCGGTGCAACGAAACTGCCTCTGTGATTGCCGAGATAGAGGAGGTGGTTGAGGCAGCCCAGGAACTGAAGGAGGTGACGAAGGTCATCAAGGAGTTGAGTGGCGCGTCTGCACGGTCAACTGTCCTGGTGTTGGCCGAACCAGAAGTGACAACCATAAGGGCGGCATTTGGTTGTCTCATCTGCAAaggttggtgatgtttttgtgCCTTTCTCACTCATTAAATTAATTGCATTGTCAGGGAATGAGATATATGATTCAACTGTTGGACTCCAAGACTACTTTTGGGCTCCAACACTCAGTTCTACAATACAGTACTACAGTTCCATGTGAAAGTTTGTGAACACCTTGGAATTATTTGGTTTTCTGCAAAAATGAGTCACTAAATCTGATCTCATCTTCTAACTCACCAGTATGACCAAACACAATGTGCTGAACCTAATTGTGCAAAAGGAATTCTTGTCTGTCATGTCTTTGTTCAAAACATTCATTAAACATCCAAAGTGCCAGTGGCAAAAATAAGTGAACCCTTGGAATGAATTACTGTTTAAGCCTCATTTAACAGTAATAGTCTCAACCAAGTGCCTGTTAACTGTGAATCAGATAATGAACAATGCCCAAGTGGTATTTCTTTCTTTAATTCAGCCATATATTTAGGATGTCTGGTGTGAGTAGTCTTAAGgttcattccattccattctctATTGCTATTGAGGTCTGGGCTAGGACTGGGCCTCTCCAAAACGTTGATGTTCTTTATTTAAAGCAATTATGGATCCTCCCTGTCATTATTGTGTTGtcatataaataaacttggtgCAAAAAGTATCCTACCCTAAAAAAAGAGTCCtttgaataaataaaatgaaaacgaaTAAAACAAATTATTCAATGTGTTTCACAGGTCTTGCTGTTAGACCAGTGTTTGCCACATGCTGCAGGAGCATTATTGGGTGCCAGaggtgtgtccgtgtgtggaCACAAGAAAGACCTTCATGTCCAAAGTGCCGGGCAGATGCAGTGGAGAGCTGCAGCCATGAGGTAGCAGGGCTGTCAGAGGCGTTGGCCCCGTTTGAAAAACTGTTTCAATAAATTcagttaaattaaagttattgtCTAATTTGCTTTTTTTGTCTAATTTGCATTACATGTAATGTTTTCACAAAAGCATTCTGTTTCCCTTTGATTCAGTGAAAAATTAAGTGTAAGATAACAATCGGTGCTGGGACAGTTTCTCTTGAACGTAAAGAGACAAGAACAATTCCCTTCCGTGGTCCACTCTGATTTGGTCCCACATACCATTGCTGGCAACAGCTGCTCTGTAATATAATAAAAAGAACTTGTATTATACCAGTGTTGGGCAGTAGCTTCACTACGTGTAGCTTGGTGGTAGCTTCACTATTTCCAGAATCAAGTAACTTTTTAGTAGCTTAACTCCTTTATTGATCAAGTAGCTTGACCACACAAGCTACAATTTTCTGGAGTACTTCTGTGGCTAAACACAGCGCAGCCATTCATAGTATAGAAAATATCCCTGATATACTTTAATTAGTTGGCCTATATTTGGAATGGAAACTTCTTATTAATCACAGATTCAATCCagaatttaacacacacacaaacatgtgcatgACATTTGGTTCAACTTAAACGTGTGTCATGTAAAATTAGCGCAacttaaagtagcttcctacagtatgtacagaactacttttgctgtgtttgtgtaacttggcttgctacatttgactgggtggtagcTTTTGTGTAGAGAAGCTTTATttatggcagagtaactgatagcaTAGCTCACTACAATTtccaagtagcttgcccaacactgcatTTACCTGTACACTTCATTGTAAATGACCAGGTTGTTCTTCACTGGCATTGTAACATTGGCTACAATTTTGCTGCTGAAGCCATCAACAACCAAAACATGTGTGACACCAAACATCCCCAGCTTCTCGTTTTGGTCCATGTGAAGCTTATGTCCCATGTATTCCGCATGATATGGAATAGGGTTTAGATTGCGTGCTCCCTAAAACAAAGAACATACAAATTTAACTAAAATAGGCCTAATCATGAAAATACTTTGCAAGCACATGGCATGTCTGGTTCTGTGTAACTGGCATATACTTAGTATTGATCAAATATAGCACAGGATATACGACACAGCCGATGATGACCTTTTGTTAAAACTGTTTCGTCACTGACTTTTTGTCTATATCAATCTTACCTGACGACGCAAGATATTATATGGCTGATGCACCTCCCTTAGTATCCTCCCGACACGTCCTTCGCCTGCCTTGATGCCCAGAGTTGACAGGTATCCAGTCATAAATTTACGTCCATAAGACGGGCCCATCTGTGAGGGGTGGGGTAGGAGAGTGAGGTTATGTTAAGGATTCACAATGATAGTGTGTGATGATGCTGAAAAGGCTGATTTAAGTTTACA carries:
- the LOC121677896 gene encoding uncharacterized protein LOC121677896; translation: MFRNVFIGEVLEGKLETSKMVTVQFGEFEACVPSILAKVREALGEQETMILTDSQGNEILDSEGTRGSWFWKQNSRKVFAVPENQLGPLQANKRKRLSRCNETASVIAEIEEVVEAAQELKEVTKVIKELSGASARSTVLVLAEPEVTTIRAAFGCLICKGLAVRPVFATCCRSIIGCQRCVRVWTQERPSCPKCRADAVESCSHEVAGLSEALAPFEKLFQ